Proteins encoded within one genomic window of Episyrphus balteatus chromosome 1, idEpiBalt1.1, whole genome shotgun sequence:
- the LOC129916284 gene encoding uncharacterized protein DDB_G0287625-like, producing the protein NNNNNNNNNNNNNNNNNNNNNNNNNNNNNNNNNNNNNNNNNNNNNNNNNNNNNNNNNNNNNNNNNNNNNNNNNNNNNNNNNNNNNNNNNNNNNNNNNNNNNNNNNNNNNNNNNNNNNNNNNNNNNNNNNNNNNNNNNNNNNNNNNNNNNNNNNNNNNNNNNNNNNNNNNNNNNNNNNNNNNNNNNNNNNNNNNNN; encoded by the coding sequence aataataataataataataataataataataataataataataataataataataataataataataataataataataataataataataataataataataataataataataataataataataataataataataataataataataataataataataataataataataataataataataataataataataataataataataataataataataataataataataataataataataataataataataataataataataataataataataataataataataataataataataataataataataataataataataataataataataataataataataataataataataataataataataataataataataataataataataataataataataataataataataataataataataataataataataataataataataataataataataataataataataataataataataataataataataataataataataataataataataataataataataataataataataataataataataataataataataat
- the LOC129916204 gene encoding uncharacterized protein LOC129916204 → MHINSLTHTTRMLVLSKIDYGLYIYGHSPKSTLKIIKPTYHNAARRSINAFPTSPIINILAEAGLPTIEERRDAITDKLLAKLVFTKNSIIYNDVKNALELKVAKRIPSAIASILAKAAQSNLPTKRVRIPTPRYPPWSIYRECVILTLAQHTKTTTSKNAYKQLFSAVSSDLKADGWKFIFTDGSKTSNNTSFAVVYENGSIASIGNLPDFTSVFTAEAFAILQATKTTTNSHEKYIICSDSISVLNAVNNPKKNTDIISDIRYQLGKSSKNTKLMWTPGHVGIPGNEYADIAANSAKNSPVYSFNMFTKLDLLKTIQKTTKANTIHNWSLYHHHHKKVNPEKLTITYPTNVSKQKISNFVRLRLGHTSTSHQHLLNKNTPPPLCATCHTSLNLTHILEQCSVLQPIINKIFKEKSMYEV, encoded by the coding sequence atgcATATAAACTCTTTAACGCACACTACTAGAATGTTAGTCTTAAGTAAAATTGATTATGGGTTGTATATATACGGACACTCTCCTAAATCAACTCTAAAAATAATCAAACCTACTTACCACAATGCAGCAAGAAGAAGTATAAACGCTTTCCCAACTAGTCCCATTATAAACATACTTGCAGAAGCTGGACTGCCCACCATTGAGGAACGAAGAGACGCTATCACCGACAAACTTCTAGCGAAACTCGTGTTCACCAAAAACTCCATCATTTATAACGATGTTAAAAATGCACTCGAGCTTAAAGTGGCAAAAAGAATACCTTCTGCCATCGCCTCGATTCTTGCCAAAGCAGCCCAATCAAATCTGCCTACAAAAAGAGTCCGTATTCCTACCCCACGATATCCTCCATGGTCCATCTATAGAGAATGCGTGATATTAACCTTagcccaacacacaaaaacaaccaccagcAAAAATGCTTATAAACAACTCTTCTCAGCCGTTTCATCCGATTTAAAGGCTGACGGATGGAAATTTATCTTCACGGATGGCTCAAAAACAAGTAACAACACATCGTTTGCAGTGGTGTATGAAAATGGTTCTATAGCCTCCATTGGTAATCTACCGGATTTCACTTCGGTGTTTACAGCGGAGGCATTCGCCAtacttcaagctacaaaaaccaCAACGAATAGCCACGAGAAGTACATCATATGTTCTGACAGCATCTCAGTACTTAACGCCGTAAACAAccccaaaaaaaacactgacATTATATCCGATATAAGATACCAGCTTGgaaaatcctcaaaaaacacGAAACTGATGTGGACTCCTGGACACGTCGGTATTCCAGGAAACGAATACGCAGATATTGCAGCCAACTCAGCCAAAAACTCCCCTGTTTATAGTTTTAACATGTTCACTAAATTGGATTTGCTTAAAACTatccaaaaaacaacaaaagctaATACTATCCACAACTGGAGCCTTTATCACCACCATCACAAAAAAGTTAATCCCGAAAAACTCACCATCACTTATCCCACAAACGTTTCTAAacagaaaatatcaaatttcgtACGTTTACGACTCGGACACACCTCAACCTCACATCAGCATCTCCTCAACAAAAACACTCCACCACCACTTTGTGCAACCTGCCATACATCATTGAACCTAACACACATCTTGGAACAGTGCTCTGTATTACAACCTataatcaacaaaatttttaaagaaaaatcaatgtATGAAGTTTAA